The Thiogranum longum genome includes a region encoding these proteins:
- a CDS encoding HDOD domain-containing protein codes for MEPENVFVKELIDDLESGHLQLPTLPEVALRVRDVVDDEDANANQISQIIAQDAALSARLLQVANSPLYRGRNEIDRLDMVVSRLGSKLVRNLVTSQVMKQMFQATHDAVDRHLRAVWEHSVQVAAISRVLVGQCAGISPDQAMLAGLLHDIGTLPILYRAEERSELLDNPGLLDHLVTTLHTRVGGAILRHWQFPEALVAVAEQHEDLTRVHEGPADLVDVVQVANLQSHMGTEHNLANTDWTQVAAFHQLGLDIDVDEIELTDRIEEINEVQELFV; via the coding sequence ATGGAACCGGAAAATGTTTTTGTCAAAGAACTGATCGACGACCTGGAAAGCGGGCATCTGCAGCTCCCCACTCTGCCCGAAGTCGCCCTCAGGGTGCGGGATGTTGTCGATGATGAAGATGCCAATGCCAACCAGATTTCACAGATTATTGCCCAGGATGCGGCCTTGTCAGCCCGCCTGCTCCAGGTCGCAAACTCCCCCCTGTACCGCGGACGCAACGAAATCGATCGCCTCGACATGGTGGTCTCACGACTCGGTAGCAAACTGGTGCGTAACCTGGTTACCAGCCAGGTCATGAAACAGATGTTCCAGGCAACCCATGATGCCGTCGACCGGCACCTGCGTGCCGTGTGGGAGCACAGCGTACAAGTGGCCGCCATTTCACGTGTACTGGTAGGACAATGCGCGGGCATCTCCCCTGACCAGGCCATGCTCGCCGGCCTGCTACACGATATCGGCACTCTGCCTATCCTGTACCGGGCCGAGGAGCGCAGCGAACTACTCGACAACCCCGGACTGCTCGACCACCTCGTCACTACACTTCACACCAGGGTCGGTGGCGCCATACTCAGGCACTGGCAATTTCCTGAAGCCCTGGTAGCCGTCGCCGAACAACACGAAGACCTCACACGCGTTCACGAGGGACCGGCAGACCTGGTAGATGTTGTCCAGGTTGCCAATCTGCAAAGCCATATGGGCACAGAGCACAATCTGGCCAATACAGACTGGACCCAGGTCGCAGCTTTCCACCAGCTGGGGCTGGATATTGACGTGGATGAAATCGAACTGACGGACCGTATAGAAGAAATTAATGAAGTACAGGAGTTATTTGTTTAA
- the lysS gene encoding lysine--tRNA ligase: MTDQDEHKLIAQRRQKLDQLREQGNAFPNDFRRDSLAAELHAQYDATDEAELEANPVRVKVAGRMMGKRVMGKASFAHIQDMSGRLQLFVQRDTLPEGNYQDFKGWDIGDIISAEGVLFKTRTGELSVRVDALRILTKSLRPLPEKFHGLTDQEIRYRQRYLDLIMNQESRDTFIVRSRIVQFIREFLNTRGFLEVETPMMQVIPGGATARPFTTHHNALDMQLYLRIAPELYLKRLVVGGFEKVYEINRNFRNEGLSTRHNPEFTMLEFYEAYADYHDLMNITEEMLRNMAEYVLDSTVLEYQGEHYDFGKPFTRMTVRESILHFNPDLDPAGLDDLEAARKVAESLEIPIRDSYGLGKVQIEIFEKTVEHRLKDPTFITAYPTEVSPLARRNDDDPFVTDRFEFFVGGREIANGFSELNDPEDQAERFRKQVEEKEAGDDEAMHYDEDYVCALEHGMPPTAGEGIGIDRLVMLFTDSPSIRDVLLFPHMRP, encoded by the coding sequence ATGACAGACCAGGACGAACACAAGCTCATTGCCCAGCGCCGCCAGAAACTGGACCAGTTGCGTGAGCAGGGTAATGCTTTCCCCAATGATTTCCGGCGCGATTCGCTGGCGGCGGAACTGCACGCACAATACGATGCGACAGACGAGGCTGAGCTGGAGGCCAACCCGGTACGGGTCAAGGTGGCCGGTCGCATGATGGGAAAGCGCGTTATGGGCAAGGCCAGTTTTGCGCATATCCAGGACATGTCCGGTCGTCTGCAGCTGTTTGTACAGCGCGACACGCTGCCGGAAGGGAACTACCAGGATTTCAAGGGCTGGGACATCGGCGATATCATTTCTGCCGAAGGCGTGTTGTTCAAGACACGTACCGGTGAGCTTTCCGTCAGGGTTGATGCGCTGCGTATACTGACCAAGTCCCTGCGTCCGCTGCCGGAGAAATTCCACGGCCTGACCGACCAGGAAATCCGTTACCGTCAGCGTTATCTCGACCTGATTATGAACCAGGAATCACGGGATACCTTTATCGTTCGTTCGCGCATTGTGCAGTTCATTCGCGAGTTCCTGAATACGCGTGGTTTCCTTGAAGTTGAAACGCCCATGATGCAGGTGATTCCGGGTGGTGCAACGGCACGGCCGTTTACGACCCATCACAATGCACTGGATATGCAGTTGTATTTACGCATTGCCCCGGAGCTGTACCTGAAGCGCCTGGTTGTAGGTGGTTTCGAGAAGGTATATGAAATCAATCGCAACTTCCGCAATGAAGGTCTTTCGACCCGGCACAATCCCGAGTTCACCATGCTCGAATTCTACGAGGCCTATGCGGATTACCATGACCTGATGAACATCACCGAGGAAATGCTGCGCAACATGGCGGAGTATGTCCTTGACAGTACCGTGCTGGAATACCAGGGCGAGCACTATGACTTCGGAAAGCCGTTTACACGGATGACCGTCAGGGAATCTATCCTGCATTTCAATCCTGACCTCGATCCGGCCGGGCTTGATGATCTGGAGGCTGCGCGAAAAGTGGCCGAGTCACTGGAAATCCCGATCAGGGACAGTTATGGCCTTGGCAAGGTGCAGATCGAGATTTTTGAGAAAACCGTTGAACACCGCCTGAAGGATCCTACCTTTATTACGGCTTACCCAACGGAGGTTTCACCGCTGGCCCGGCGCAATGATGACGACCCCTTTGTGACTGACCGTTTCGAGTTCTTTGTCGGTGGTCGCGAGATCGCAAACGGCTTTTCGGAGTTAAACGATCCTGAAGACCAGGCTGAACGCTTCCGCAAGCAGGTCGAGGAAAAGGAAGCCGGTGACGATGAGGCCATGCACTACGATGAGGATTATGTCTGTGCGCTGGAGCATGGCATGCCGCCGACTGCAGGCGAAGGTATCGGCATTGACCGGCTGGTAATGTTGTTTACGGATTCCCCGTCGATACGTGATGTGCTGCTGTTCCCGCACATGCGTCCCTGA
- the prfB gene encoding peptide chain release factor 2 (programmed frameshift), whose amino-acid sequence MEVNPVVNQIKDLRERSRTLRGYLDYDNKREQLVEIQRELEEPDVWNDPERAQQLGRERARLEEVVDTLSSLESSLQDAEDLVAMAAEEHDEETFESVVSDVAEMESRVAALEFRRMFSGEMDANNAFLDVQAGSGGTEAQDWANMLLRMYLRWAERHDFTAELIEVSAGEVAGIKSATVKISGPYAFGWLRTETGVHRLVRKSPFDSGNRRHTSFAAVFVSPEVDDDIDIDINPADLRIDVYRASGAGGQHVNRTESAVRITHEPTATVVQCQNDRSQHKNRATAMKQLKARLYELEIKKRNASQQQVEDSKSDIGWGSQIRSYVLDQSRIKDLRTGVETGNTQAVLDGDLDTFIEASLKSGL is encoded by the exons TTGGAAGTCAATCCCGTCGTTAACCAGATCAAGGACCTTCGCGAGCGTTCGAGGACGCTGAGGGGGTACCTT GACTACGACAACAAGCGCGAGCAGCTGGTAGAGATCCAGCGCGAACTCGAAGAACCCGACGTATGGAATGACCCGGAGCGTGCACAGCAGCTCGGGCGCGAACGCGCGCGTCTCGAGGAAGTGGTCGATACGCTGAGTTCTCTGGAAAGCAGTTTGCAGGATGCCGAGGATCTTGTCGCCATGGCGGCGGAAGAGCATGACGAGGAAACCTTTGAGTCCGTCGTCAGTGATGTTGCCGAGATGGAATCACGTGTCGCCGCACTGGAGTTTCGGCGCATGTTCTCCGGCGAGATGGACGCCAATAATGCTTTCCTCGATGTCCAGGCGGGTTCCGGCGGCACCGAGGCGCAGGACTGGGCGAATATGCTGCTGCGCATGTATTTGCGCTGGGCTGAACGACATGACTTTACGGCCGAGCTGATCGAAGTCTCCGCCGGTGAAGTCGCCGGTATCAAGAGTGCTACGGTGAAAATCAGTGGTCCTTATGCGTTCGGCTGGCTGCGCACAGAAACCGGTGTGCATCGACTGGTACGCAAGTCACCGTTTGATTCCGGTAATCGCCGGCATACATCGTTTGCCGCGGTCTTCGTATCACCGGAAGTCGATGACGACATCGATATCGACATTAACCCGGCTGACCTGCGTATTGATGTCTACCGTGCCAGTGGTGCTGGCGGTCAGCACGTTAACCGGACTGAGTCGGCTGTGCGTATTACCCACGAACCGACCGCTACTGTGGTGCAGTGCCAGAATGACCGCTCACAGCACAAGAACCGCGCCACGGCCATGAAACAACTCAAGGCCAGGCTGTATGAGCTGGAAATCAAGAAGCGCAATGCCAGCCAGCAGCAGGTCGAGGACAGCAAGTCCGATATTGGCTGGGGCAGCCAGATCCGTTCCTACGTGCTCGACCAGTCGCGTATCAAGGACCTGCGCACCGGCGTCGAAACCGGCAATACCCAGGCCGTGCTGGATGGCGACCTGGATACCTTTATCGAGGCCAGCCTGAAAAGTGGCCTGTAA
- a CDS encoding putative bifunctional diguanylate cyclase/phosphodiesterase: protein MRPQVDSNTRNRIRELEDLLHQKEAELALLTEISEIVASEDGRDTAFVVIAERARTLLGAKTVTIPLLSTDQTSYTYRAAAGQNAEELTGAELPIEVGLCGWVLRNQKPWWRGTLDDLEENERNYWEKQAGNIILVPLVGKRRFLGGIAAIDKMDGSSFTEQDLGLLAMFSRQVGFAVENAMYLEELQTATEHMETYRIQLEQSNRQLLRTNEELEHLALHDPLTGLPNRSLVVDRMQQAILNARRNQEPMALLMLDLDHFKEVNDTLGHLVGDKLLTRVGERFQSSLREPDTLGRLGGDEFAIVLPQASQEDARIVAEKLQDALRRPVDIEQNSFSVAASIGIAVYPEHGPDPSSLLRSADIAMYVAKRARNEFAIYKPEFDTYNPDHLSLLRDLREAIRRGSITAAFQPKLDLRSGIIVGVEALARWHHPERGDIPPYEFIPILEQTGLIKPFTLQILEKAVDYCAQCRQRNMEFSVAVNLSMHNLRDDKLPEQISEIINRYDFDHRQLVLEITESAIMHDPEHSLGILGQLDEMGLKLSVDDFGTGYSSLTYLKRLPVSQLKIDRSFVKDLITDEDDAMIVRSTIELAHNLGLDTVAEGVEDEQTLEHLRALNCDMAQGFLISRPLSPDNFFRFLASSPWAARSKRPEPESG from the coding sequence ATGCGTCCTCAAGTGGACAGTAACACCCGGAACAGAATCCGGGAACTCGAAGACCTGCTTCATCAGAAGGAGGCCGAGCTTGCGTTGCTGACCGAAATCTCTGAAATCGTGGCCAGTGAGGACGGACGGGACACTGCTTTCGTTGTTATTGCCGAGCGTGCACGCACGTTGCTCGGCGCAAAAACCGTTACCATTCCCCTGCTCTCGACTGACCAGACCAGTTACACCTACCGGGCAGCAGCAGGTCAGAACGCCGAAGAGCTTACGGGCGCAGAGCTTCCCATCGAAGTCGGCTTGTGTGGCTGGGTGCTGCGTAACCAAAAACCCTGGTGGCGGGGAACACTGGACGATCTTGAGGAAAATGAGCGTAATTACTGGGAGAAGCAGGCCGGTAATATTATTCTTGTGCCCCTGGTCGGTAAGCGACGTTTCCTTGGAGGTATCGCCGCCATCGACAAGATGGACGGCAGCAGCTTTACCGAACAGGATCTTGGACTGCTCGCCATGTTCTCGCGCCAGGTCGGCTTTGCCGTCGAGAATGCCATGTACCTCGAAGAGCTACAGACTGCCACTGAACACATGGAAACCTATCGTATACAACTCGAGCAGAGTAACCGGCAACTGCTGAGAACCAATGAAGAACTGGAACACCTGGCTTTGCATGATCCGTTAACCGGACTCCCTAACCGGTCGCTGGTTGTTGACCGTATGCAGCAGGCCATCCTTAACGCACGTCGCAACCAGGAGCCCATGGCGCTGTTGATGCTCGACCTTGACCACTTCAAGGAAGTCAACGATACACTGGGTCACCTTGTCGGCGACAAACTTCTCACGCGTGTTGGTGAACGCTTTCAAAGCAGCTTGCGCGAGCCGGATACGCTGGGAAGGCTGGGTGGCGATGAATTTGCCATTGTCCTCCCCCAGGCCAGCCAGGAGGATGCGCGCATCGTCGCCGAGAAATTGCAGGATGCGTTGCGACGCCCGGTCGATATCGAGCAGAACAGCTTCTCGGTTGCCGCCAGCATCGGTATTGCGGTCTACCCGGAACATGGCCCGGACCCTTCCAGCCTGCTACGCAGCGCCGATATCGCCATGTATGTGGCCAAACGCGCTCGTAATGAATTCGCTATATATAAACCGGAATTCGACACCTACAACCCGGATCACCTTTCCTTGTTACGCGACCTGCGAGAAGCCATACGGAGAGGTAGTATTACAGCCGCCTTCCAGCCAAAACTTGATTTGCGCAGCGGCATTATTGTCGGCGTTGAGGCACTGGCACGCTGGCACCACCCGGAGCGGGGGGATATCCCACCTTATGAGTTTATTCCTATTCTTGAACAGACCGGCTTAATCAAACCCTTTACCCTGCAGATCCTTGAAAAGGCCGTCGATTATTGCGCGCAGTGCCGTCAGAGAAACATGGAGTTCAGTGTCGCGGTCAACCTGTCCATGCACAACCTGCGTGATGACAAGCTTCCCGAACAAATCAGCGAGATCATTAATCGCTATGATTTTGACCACAGGCAGTTAGTACTCGAAATCACAGAAAGCGCTATCATGCATGACCCGGAACACAGTCTTGGCATACTCGGACAACTGGACGAAATGGGTTTGAAATTATCCGTAGACGACTTCGGTACGGGTTACTCATCGTTGACTTACCTGAAACGGCTTCCGGTCAGCCAGCTGAAAATTGACCGCTCTTTCGTGAAGGATTTAATCACGGATGAGGATGACGCCATGATTGTCCGGTCCACCATCGAACTGGCACATAATCTTGGCCTGGATACTGTCGCAGAAGGCGTTGAAGACGAGCAGACACTGGAACACCTGCGCGCACTGAACTGTGACATGGCACAGGGTTTCCTGATCAGCCGACCACTTTCGCCCGACAACTTCTTCCGCTTCCTGGCATCCAGCCCATGGGCGGCACGATCAAAAAGACCTGAACCGGAATCCGGTTAA
- the thrC gene encoding threonine synthase: protein MPFRQRYTGLIDKYRDRLPVHDDTRLISLGEGNTPLIRLSNIPRELGKDVDIYVKYEGLNPTGSFKDRGMTMAVTKAVEEGSKAVICASTGNTSASAAAYAARAGITAFVLIPEGKIALGKLAQAMIHGAVVLQIRGNFDEGMQLVKDVGENTPVTIVNSINPFRLQGQKTAAFEIVEELERAPDFHCLPVGNAGNITAHWMGYSEYFEHGIVNTRPTMVGYQASGAAPFLRGEMVDNPDTVATAIRIGHPQSWDKAWKVREESDGWFDECTDEEILAAQKLLTEKEGIFCEPASATSLAGAMRDIKSGKIPEGSVVVCTLTGHGLKDPDTAISQCTEGVTTIDAELGPVREAIVSNLS from the coding sequence ATGCCATTCCGTCAACGCTATACCGGTCTGATCGACAAGTACCGCGATCGCCTTCCCGTCCATGATGACACCCGTCTTATCAGTCTTGGCGAAGGTAATACGCCACTGATACGCCTCAGCAACATTCCGCGCGAGCTGGGCAAGGATGTGGACATTTATGTTAAATACGAAGGTCTGAACCCGACCGGTTCGTTCAAGGACCGGGGTATGACCATGGCGGTGACCAAGGCGGTGGAAGAGGGTAGCAAGGCAGTGATCTGCGCCTCGACCGGTAACACCTCGGCGTCTGCTGCGGCTTATGCGGCGCGTGCCGGTATTACCGCGTTCGTGTTGATCCCGGAAGGCAAGATCGCGCTGGGTAAACTGGCGCAGGCGATGATTCACGGGGCGGTGGTGCTACAGATCCGTGGCAACTTTGACGAGGGTATGCAGCTGGTCAAGGACGTTGGCGAGAACACGCCGGTCACCATTGTGAACTCGATTAACCCGTTCCGTCTGCAGGGGCAGAAGACTGCCGCCTTTGAGATTGTCGAGGAACTGGAACGTGCGCCGGACTTTCACTGCCTGCCGGTCGGCAATGCCGGCAATATCACCGCGCACTGGATGGGTTACAGCGAATACTTCGAGCACGGTATCGTCAACACCCGGCCGACGATGGTGGGTTACCAGGCATCCGGTGCGGCACCGTTCCTGCGTGGCGAGATGGTCGACAACCCGGACACGGTGGCGACGGCCATCCGTATCGGTCACCCGCAATCCTGGGACAAGGCCTGGAAAGTGCGTGAGGAATCCGACGGCTGGTTCGACGAATGCACGGATGAAGAAATTCTTGCCGCACAGAAACTGCTGACCGAGAAGGAAGGTATTTTCTGCGAGCCCGCCTCGGCGACGTCGCTGGCCGGCGCCATGCGTGATATCAAAAGTGGCAAGATTCCGGAAGGCAGCGTTGTTGTCTGTACCTTGACGGGACACGGTCTCAAGGACCCGGACACCGCCATCAGCCAGTGTACCGAGGGCGTGACTACCATCGATGCCGAACTTGGCCCGGTGCGCGAAGCGATTGTGAGTAATCTCAGCTGA
- a CDS encoding DUF2835 family protein, translating into MSRHYTYTVMLDISPEAYQRMYQGVAQNVVAVDAQGRRVQFPALSLRKFVTSEGVRGTFLIRVDANHRLVDIQRR; encoded by the coding sequence ATGTCACGCCATTACACCTACACCGTTATGCTCGACATCAGCCCCGAGGCTTACCAGCGCATGTACCAGGGGGTGGCGCAAAACGTGGTTGCGGTGGACGCGCAGGGTCGCAGGGTGCAGTTTCCGGCCCTGTCGCTTCGCAAGTTCGTGACCTCCGAAGGGGTGCGAGGCACCTTTCTCATTCGCGTGGACGCCAATCATCGTCTTGTTGATATTCAGCGCCGTTAA
- the recJ gene encoding single-stranded-DNA-specific exonuclease RecJ, whose product MSKCIQLRAVPDVCRLPSGGARHPLLRRIYAARRATDEELERGLSDLHAPDLLKGLDKAVELLTDALQQQQRMLVVGDFDADGATSSALVVAALREMGATQIDYLVPDRFRFGYGLTPEIVEVALQRKPDLIVTVDNGISSIEGVARAREAGVRVLVTDHHLPGEQLPAADAIVNPNQPGDSFPSKSLAGVGVAFYLVMALRSRLRVTDWFVQQGIVEPNLASYLDLVALGTVADVVPLDQNNRLLVRQGLRRIRAGHCRPGIRALLDVAGRNASRVIAADFGFAVGPRLNAAGRLDDMSLGIECLLSASGEQAADLARKLDALNRERREIEADMKADANRHLDAMQLEDRDLPAGFCLYDAGWHQGVIGILASRIKEQFHRPVIVFADAGEGELKGSARSIPGLHIRDVLDAVASHHPGLLLKFGGHAMAAGLSLESSRLEDFRRAFITELEQQLDETQLTGVLETDGSLQAEDFSLEVSELLRDAGPWGQGFPEPLFDGTFCVGAVRVVGERHLKLSLRPVDGGPAVDAIAFSQVERFVPAVGEEVRAVYHLDSNEYRGMLNLQLVIEWLEPGRV is encoded by the coding sequence ATGTCTAAATGTATTCAACTACGCGCCGTGCCGGATGTGTGCCGGTTACCATCGGGCGGGGCCAGGCACCCACTGCTCAGGCGAATTTATGCGGCGCGCCGCGCGACGGATGAGGAGCTGGAGCGTGGCCTTTCCGACCTGCATGCACCGGATTTACTGAAAGGACTCGACAAGGCGGTTGAGCTGCTGACAGACGCGTTGCAGCAACAGCAGCGAATGCTTGTGGTAGGTGATTTCGATGCCGACGGTGCAACCAGCAGCGCATTGGTCGTCGCCGCGCTGCGCGAAATGGGCGCGACACAGATCGACTATCTTGTACCGGACCGGTTCCGGTTCGGCTACGGGCTGACGCCGGAAATCGTTGAAGTTGCGTTACAGCGGAAGCCCGACCTGATCGTTACGGTGGACAACGGCATATCGAGCATCGAGGGCGTCGCACGAGCGCGGGAGGCGGGTGTTCGTGTGCTGGTGACGGATCACCATCTGCCGGGCGAGCAGTTGCCGGCGGCTGATGCGATTGTCAATCCCAACCAGCCCGGAGACAGCTTTCCTTCGAAGTCACTGGCCGGTGTCGGTGTCGCTTTCTACCTGGTCATGGCATTGCGCAGCCGGCTGCGCGTCACGGACTGGTTCGTTCAGCAGGGCATCGTGGAACCCAATCTCGCGTCATATCTTGACCTGGTTGCGCTGGGCACGGTGGCCGATGTGGTGCCGCTCGACCAGAACAACCGGTTGCTGGTCAGGCAGGGGTTACGGCGTATTCGGGCAGGCCACTGTCGTCCCGGTATCCGCGCGTTGCTGGACGTGGCCGGGCGCAATGCGTCGCGTGTTATCGCGGCGGACTTCGGTTTTGCCGTGGGCCCGCGCCTGAATGCAGCCGGGCGTCTGGATGATATGTCGCTGGGTATTGAATGCCTGCTAAGCGCGTCCGGGGAACAGGCGGCAGACCTGGCGCGCAAGCTTGACGCATTGAACCGTGAGCGTCGTGAGATCGAAGCGGATATGAAGGCCGATGCCAATCGCCACCTTGATGCCATGCAGCTCGAAGACAGGGATCTTCCCGCCGGTTTCTGTCTCTACGATGCAGGCTGGCACCAGGGCGTGATCGGTATTCTCGCATCACGTATCAAGGAGCAGTTTCATCGTCCGGTCATCGTGTTCGCCGATGCGGGCGAGGGTGAGTTAAAGGGTTCGGCGCGTTCGATACCGGGGTTGCATATTCGTGATGTACTGGATGCCGTTGCTTCGCATCATCCCGGGTTATTGCTCAAGTTCGGCGGACATGCAATGGCCGCCGGGTTGTCGCTTGAGTCTTCCCGGCTGGAGGATTTTCGGCGGGCGTTTATTACCGAGCTGGAGCAGCAACTGGATGAGACGCAGCTGACCGGTGTACTGGAAACGGATGGCAGTCTGCAGGCCGAAGATTTCAGCCTTGAAGTGTCAGAACTGTTGCGTGACGCAGGTCCCTGGGGTCAGGGATTCCCCGAGCCGCTGTTTGACGGGACATTTTGTGTGGGTGCGGTCAGAGTTGTTGGCGAACGTCATCTCAAGTTGTCACTACGCCCGGTTGACGGTGGACCGGCAGTCGATGCGATCGCGTTTTCGCAGGTCGAGCGTTTTGTGCCGGCTGTGGGAGAAGAGGTGCGCGCTGTGTACCATCTCGACAGTAACGAGTACCGTGGCATGCTGAACCTGCAGCTGGTGATTGAATGGCTGGAGCCTGGAAGGGTTTAA
- a CDS encoding homoserine dehydrogenase: MKPVKVGLLGLGTVGGGTFNVLRRNAEEIERRAGRGIEITYAAAREYDSDTVPGIQNIRVSDDAFAVVDDPDIDIVVELIGGYEPARELVLRAIANGKHVVTANKALIATHGNEIFAAAQKKGVMVAFEAAVAGGMPIIKAVREGLAANRIDWIAGIINGTGNFILTEMRDKGRDFADVLAEAQALGYAEADPTFDVEGIDAAHKLCILGSLAFGIPLQFDKVYTEGISKITREDVTFAEQLGYRIKHLGVTRRTPAGVELRVHPTLIPEKRLIANVDGVMNAVLVQADAVGPTLYYGAGAGAEPTASAVVADLVDVTRTLTADPENRVPHLAFQPDALSDLPILPMDDVETAYYLRLCAADRPGVMADVARILGDGGISIEAVIQKEPPEGEEKVAVILLTRRVREKQMNAAISQIEALDSIEGAVTRIRVEHLGSE; the protein is encoded by the coding sequence TTGAAACCGGTTAAAGTAGGGTTACTGGGTCTGGGTACCGTCGGTGGCGGTACCTTTAATGTACTGCGCCGCAACGCGGAGGAAATCGAACGCCGCGCCGGACGGGGTATTGAAATTACCTACGCGGCGGCGCGCGAGTACGACTCGGACACTGTGCCGGGTATCCAGAACATTCGTGTCAGCGATGATGCCTTCGCGGTGGTGGATGACCCGGATATCGACATTGTCGTGGAACTGATCGGCGGCTATGAGCCGGCACGCGAGCTGGTGCTGAGAGCGATTGCCAACGGCAAGCACGTGGTTACGGCCAACAAGGCGCTGATTGCCACGCACGGCAACGAGATTTTTGCCGCTGCCCAGAAGAAAGGAGTTATGGTGGCGTTCGAGGCGGCCGTCGCCGGTGGCATGCCGATCATCAAGGCCGTGCGTGAAGGGTTGGCGGCCAACCGTATCGACTGGATTGCGGGCATTATCAACGGTACCGGCAATTTCATTCTGACCGAAATGCGTGACAAAGGCCGTGACTTTGCCGATGTGCTGGCCGAGGCGCAGGCGCTGGGTTATGCCGAGGCCGATCCCACCTTCGATGTGGAAGGTATCGATGCCGCGCACAAGCTGTGTATCCTGGGTTCCCTCGCGTTCGGTATCCCGTTGCAGTTCGACAAGGTGTATACCGAAGGCATCAGCAAAATCACGCGCGAAGACGTCACCTTTGCCGAACAACTGGGCTATCGCATCAAGCACCTGGGTGTAACGCGTCGCACGCCGGCCGGTGTCGAGTTGCGTGTGCATCCCACCTTGATTCCCGAGAAACGGTTGATCGCGAACGTTGATGGCGTGATGAATGCTGTGCTGGTTCAGGCCGATGCGGTGGGCCCAACGCTTTATTATGGTGCCGGTGCCGGCGCGGAGCCGACGGCGTCTGCCGTGGTCGCCGACCTGGTGGATGTGACCCGTACACTGACGGCCGACCCGGAAAACCGCGTCCCGCACCTGGCCTTCCAGCCGGATGCCTTGTCCGACCTGCCGATCCTGCCGATGGATGATGTCGAGACGGCCTATTACCTGCGCCTGTGTGCGGCCGACCGCCCCGGGGTAATGGCCGATGTTGCGCGTATTCTCGGCGACGGCGGTATCAGCATTGAAGCCGTGATCCAGAAAGAACCGCCGGAAGGCGAAGAGAAGGTTGCTGTCATCCTGTTGACCCGCCGTGTGCGTGAGAAGCAGATGAACGCCGCCATCAGCCAGATTGAAGCGCTGGATTCCATCGAGGGTGCCGTGACGCGTATTCGTGTCGAGCATCTTGGTAGTGAGTAA